From the genome of Legionella beliardensis:
AGAGCGATTGAGCCGGATTTTGGCTGGGGTTACCGCGTAGAAGGGTCTTACCATTTTAAGACCGGCAATGACGTGACGATGAATTGGCTTCATTATGACGTAGATGATCATTTAGGAAATTTCAGCGGTCAGTATCCACAGCTTCTACCGACTGGTACAGTTACCCTAATTCCAACTACATTTAGAGCGTTTGTTTCTAATAAATTTGACCAAGTTAATCTGATTGTAGGCCAGCATGTAGATATGGGATTACTAAAAAATGCTCGTTTCTATGCAGGTGGTCAATATGCAAATATTCGGGTTGATTCGGTATTGTTTTACAATGTTAGACCCCCATTTTTAAACTCTATTGGTGGTGCTAGAGGGCCTAACAATATAGATTTTAATGGCTTTGGACCTACTATAGGTATTAATTATTCCTATGCATTGCCTTATGGATTGAGCTTGACTGCAAATACTGCAAGTTCTATTTTATATGGCTCATCCCGATTTGAAGCAATGACTATTTACAACAATGGGTTAGTTGTGAGACCCATGTATGCTAGTAAGAAACAAATAGTACCTAGTTTTGAAGTTAAGTTAGGCGCTAATTATGCTTATCCACTTGCCCAAGGTTTATTGAGCATTGAAGGTGGTTATCAGGCATTGAATTATTTTAATGCTCTACAGGCACCTAGTTCTTTTGCATCAACTGTTCTTAGCAGCAGTAACTTTGGTCTATATGGCCCTTACTTTGGCGTTAAATGGTTAGGTGCTGCCTAAGCGTTTTGATTGAGTGCAAGATTTAGCTAAACCTGGCTAATGTCACTCAATCAAATTTAAAAAAGCTCTATTTAGCTTCTTTCAGCCATCCGTTTTTTCTATTTACTTAAAAATAAATTTTAAAATCTTCGATTAAAACTCGCACAATCGTTAATTACAGGTATATAATTTACGGGCGTTAAATTTGTTGAAAATTTGTTTAATTGAACAAAAATATGTATAAACCATGTTTTTTAAAAGCAAGTAATTGGCAAGCGCACAGACGAAAGAAGTAGAAAAAATAAGTCAGGAGTAGAGCGCGTGAAACCTAAAGCAATTATTTTGGCCTTAGCCACAATCCCTTTATCCACACCACTTATTGCTAGCCAGGATCAACTACAAGAAAGGATTCAACAGTTACAAGAGCAAACCAATGCTTTGCAAAAGGAATTAGTAACATTAAAAAAACAAATGGCAAAAAAGTCGGTTAAGTCAGAGCCTCCAGTCAGTAAGAGGCAAAATAGTGTGCCAGCGAAAAAGCCACCAAAACTAGCAGCCTTATCAGTTAATTCTGTTACTCCGGCCCCTAAAGCGCCACCTAATATACAATCTGGCCGCGTGGTGAATTTTCATGAGAGCCACCTTGTAGTTCATACAGTAGAATCTCATCCTGAATCAATTAGCTTTTATCC
Proteins encoded in this window:
- a CDS encoding Lpg1974 family pore-forming outer membrane protein is translated as MVKKITLMILGLSVSGFSAAGMYSTPPVPTCVPGDVTVPCEARLWDIGVQALYLQPIYNGGHAYLTAETGGLRAIEPDFGWGYRVEGSYHFKTGNDVTMNWLHYDVDDHLGNFSGQYPQLLPTGTVTLIPTTFRAFVSNKFDQVNLIVGQHVDMGLLKNARFYAGGQYANIRVDSVLFYNVRPPFLNSIGGARGPNNIDFNGFGPTIGINYSYALPYGLSLTANTASSILYGSSRFEAMTIYNNGLVVRPMYASKKQIVPSFEVKLGANYAYPLAQGLLSIEGGYQALNYFNALQAPSSFASTVLSSSNFGLYGPYFGVKWLGAA